Sequence from the Agarivorans sp. Alg241-V36 genome:
AGTTGCTGAGCAGTATCATCAACAGTGTCTTTATCTAGGCCATCACGCAGGCGTAAAGGCTGAGCTTAGTGCAGTAGAAAACTTACGTTTTTACTTAGGCTTGGCCGGAGAAAGCATGGAGCAGGAGCAGCTGTATGCATTGTTAACCCGTGTTGGTTTAGCAGGCTTAGAAGAAGAAGCTGTTGCTCACCTTTCTGCAGGACAACAGCGCCGAGTAGCCCTAGCAAGATTATGGTTAGTCGCCCGTAAGTTGTGGATCCTAGATGAACCATTTACCGCGATAGACAAGCAAGGCGTTGCGTACTTGGAACAAGTGATTTTGTCTCATGCTAAAAAAGGAGGAATGGTATTGTTAACGACTCATCAAGAGTTAAATATTCCCACCTCTGATTATCGAGTTTTAGAGATTAAGCCGGCCTTTGAGGAAACGCTGTAATGCGCGCGTTTACTACTGTTGTTAAGCGTGAGCTTTTGGCCGCTTTTCGGCAAAAGTCAGATGTACTCAACCCGCTTTGGTTTATTCTTATCGTTATTACCTTGTTCCCGATAGCAGTAGGCCCAGAGCCATTGTTATTAGCTAAAATAGCGCCTGGCATTTTATGGGTCGCAGCACTGTTATCTTCGTTATTGTCTCTGGAGCGTTTATTTAGAGATGATTTTGCTGATGGCTCTTTAGAGCAGATGTTAATGAGCGGGTCATCTTTACCCTTAATTTCGCTAGCCAAAATAGTGGCTCATTGGCTGATAACGGGCTTGCCTATTTTATTGTTGTCGCCTTTGTTGGCGGTGTTGTTGTCTTTAGAATGGCAGAGTTTTCAGGCGACCTTTTACACCTTAGTACTCGGTACTCCAGTATTGAGTTTGATTGGCTCTGTAGGCGTGGCCTTAACTGTTGGATTACGCAAAGGGGGCGTTTTACTTAGCTTGCTAGTTTTACCCCTGTATATTCCAGTGTTGATTTTTGCGACATCTGCGATTGAAGCAGCGTCATTAAGCTTGCCCTATGCCGGGCATTTAGCGATCATGGGCGCCATAAGCTTGCTTGCACTCACATTGGCTCCTTTTGCTACGGCTGCTGCGCTAAAAGTAAGCATTAACTAAAAAAAGACTGAGAGAGTAAATACCATTATGTGGAAATGGTTACATCCATACGCAAAACCTGAGGCAAGCTACACCCTAGCGGGAAAATTTGTACCTTGGTTTAGTGTTTTTGCCATTGTGTGTTTTTCTGTAGGCTTAGTGTGGGGCCTTTTGTTTGCGCCTGCCGATTACCAACAAGGCGACAGTTTTAGGATCATTTACATTCATGTGCCTTCGGCAATTATGTCGATGGGCGCATACTCATCAATGGCCATTGCGGCTTTTATCGGCTTAGTTTGGCAAATTAAACAGGCTGATATGTATGTGGCAGCGGTTGCGCCAGTTGGTGCTGTATTTACTTTTGTTGCCTTATTTACTGGTGCAGCTTGGGGCAAACCGATGTGGGGAGCCTGGTGGGTCTGGGACGCGCGCCTTACGTCTGAGTTGATTCTACTGTTTTTATATTTGGGTGTTATTGCCCTGTATAATGCGTTTTCCGATAAGACTATGGCTGGCCGCGCCGCTGGTATTCTCAGCATTGTTGGCGTAATTAATTTGCCGATTATTCATTACTCGGTGGAGTGGTGGAATACGTTGCATCAGGGTGCCACCATTACCAAATTTGATAAACCGTCTATCGATTCTCGAATGCTGTGGCCTTTACTGCTCAATATTCTTGCCTTTGGTTTTTTCCTTGGCGCAGTGAGCTTGGTTCGCTTTAGAACTGAACTGTTGCGCCGTGAGCAACGTAGACCATGGGTACAGCAACTTATTCAACGCCACATAAAAGCAAAGGGGTAGAACGATGCAGTTTGAATCAATCGCAGATTTCTTTGCTATGGGTGGTTATGGTTTCTATGTATGGCTGGCGTTTGGCGTAAGTGCTTTAGCCATGGTTGCCATAGTGATCGACAGTATTGTTAAACGAAATGCCATTTTTAAATCTGTTGCGCGACAATCTGCGCGACAACAACGAGTTGAAGCAGCAAAAGAGGTAACTGAACGCTTATGAACCCAAGACGTAAAAAACGCTTAACGATTGTTCTGGCAATTGTACTTGGTTTGGGGGCTTCAATCGGCTTGTTGCTGTTTGCGTTACAACAGAATATCGACTTATTTTACACGCCTACTGAACTGGTAAACGGTAAAGGCAAGGATGAGATTAAACCGGAAGTAGGCCAACGCTTAAGAATTGGTGGCTTAGTATTACCGGGCACGGTTGAGCGTTCGCAAACCAGTTTGCAGGTAAGTTTTAAGCTGAGCGACGCCGGTGGTGGTATTGTGACCATTAACTACGAAGGTATTCTGCCCGATCTGTTTCGAGAAGGGCAGGGCATTGTAGCGCAAGGCGAGCTGGCCAATGCAACAACAGTAAACGCTTTTGAAGTATTAGCTAAACACGATGAAGAATACATGCCACAGGAAGTGGCGGAAGCACTAGAAGGTATGGAACACTTTAAACCAGAATATACAGAAGCCCAGCTTAAAGGCTCTGGACACTAGAGACGGTAATTATGATCCCGGAACTTGGACATTACGCACTAATTCTTTCTTGTGCGTTAGCTATTTTACAAAGTGTGTACCCGCTATGGGGCGCTAGCAAAAATAGTGTTTCTTTAATGAAGCTTGCTCGGCCTTTGGCGCTGGCACAGTTTGCCTTTGTCACATTGTCTTTTGTGGTGCTGAGCTACTCATTTGCTATTAACGATTTTTCAGTGGCCTATGTAGCCAATAACTCTAATAGCCAGTTG
This genomic interval carries:
- the ccmA gene encoding cytochrome c biogenesis heme-transporting ATPase CcmA, with protein sequence MLKVNGLCCVREERVLFDNLSFTLSPGEILQVAGPNGAGKTSLLRLISGLSRPENGEILWQGEAISQVAEQYHQQCLYLGHHAGVKAELSAVENLRFYLGLAGESMEQEQLYALLTRVGLAGLEEEAVAHLSAGQQRRVALARLWLVARKLWILDEPFTAIDKQGVAYLEQVILSHAKKGGMVLLTTHQELNIPTSDYRVLEIKPAFEETL
- the ccmD gene encoding heme exporter protein CcmD encodes the protein MQFESIADFFAMGGYGFYVWLAFGVSALAMVAIVIDSIVKRNAIFKSVARQSARQQRVEAAKEVTERL
- a CDS encoding heme ABC transporter permease, with the translated sequence MWKWLHPYAKPEASYTLAGKFVPWFSVFAIVCFSVGLVWGLLFAPADYQQGDSFRIIYIHVPSAIMSMGAYSSMAIAAFIGLVWQIKQADMYVAAVAPVGAVFTFVALFTGAAWGKPMWGAWWVWDARLTSELILLFLYLGVIALYNAFSDKTMAGRAAGILSIVGVINLPIIHYSVEWWNTLHQGATITKFDKPSIDSRMLWPLLLNILAFGFFLGAVSLVRFRTELLRREQRRPWVQQLIQRHIKAKG
- the ccmB gene encoding heme exporter protein CcmB, whose translation is MRAFTTVVKRELLAAFRQKSDVLNPLWFILIVITLFPIAVGPEPLLLAKIAPGILWVAALLSSLLSLERLFRDDFADGSLEQMLMSGSSLPLISLAKIVAHWLITGLPILLLSPLLAVLLSLEWQSFQATFYTLVLGTPVLSLIGSVGVALTVGLRKGGVLLSLLVLPLYIPVLIFATSAIEAASLSLPYAGHLAIMGAISLLALTLAPFATAAALKVSIN
- the ccmE gene encoding cytochrome c maturation protein CcmE, which codes for MNPRRKKRLTIVLAIVLGLGASIGLLLFALQQNIDLFYTPTELVNGKGKDEIKPEVGQRLRIGGLVLPGTVERSQTSLQVSFKLSDAGGGIVTINYEGILPDLFREGQGIVAQGELANATTVNAFEVLAKHDEEYMPQEVAEALEGMEHFKPEYTEAQLKGSGH